A stretch of the Thiohalospira halophila DSM 15071 genome encodes the following:
- a CDS encoding V-type ATP synthase subunit B yields the protein MRAEAYVNGTLTRIEGPLLFLRRNMDVGLDEAVTVYGADGEPRLGRIAALDEDVMTVEVLEETGGLALADTRVRLTGAPVDFGVGPDLLGRIFDGLGRVADDGPPVAARQRRPVDGDPLNPAARDVPRDFIETGITTIDLLNSLVRGQKLPFFSGGGLPHDRLAVRIAEGARLRGDEPFAVVFCGIGIPSHTAAAFRRAMEEGGARERTVMFLNQASDSSTQRLLTPRFALTAAEYLAFEEGWHVLVVMTDMTNYCEALREVSASHGEIPSRKGYPGYMYSDLAALYERAGALRGQEGSLTQLPILTMPSDDITHPIPDLTGYITEGQMVLDRELDRRGLEPPVKVLPSLSRLMKDGTGTGYTDPDHGDLASQLYAAYARVHQIRVLASVVGEESLPATDRTYLRFGERFEAELVNQPERRTLEESMAVGWRLLAMLPHAELHRLSDAQIRDHLGDGDEGGGEEENDGGT from the coding sequence ATGCGCGCTGAGGCCTACGTAAACGGGACCCTGACGCGCATCGAGGGGCCGCTGCTCTTCCTGCGCCGCAACATGGACGTCGGCCTGGACGAGGCGGTCACCGTCTATGGCGCCGACGGCGAGCCGAGGCTGGGCCGGATCGCCGCCCTGGACGAGGATGTCATGACCGTGGAGGTGCTGGAGGAGACCGGCGGCCTGGCCCTGGCGGATACCCGGGTGCGCCTCACCGGCGCGCCGGTGGACTTCGGCGTCGGCCCCGACCTGCTCGGCCGGATCTTCGACGGTCTGGGCCGGGTGGCCGATGACGGCCCGCCGGTGGCCGCCCGCCAGCGGCGGCCGGTGGACGGCGACCCGCTCAATCCCGCCGCCCGGGACGTGCCTCGGGACTTCATCGAGACCGGGATCACCACCATCGACCTCCTCAACAGCCTGGTGCGGGGGCAGAAACTGCCCTTCTTCTCCGGCGGCGGCCTGCCCCACGACCGCCTGGCGGTGCGCATCGCCGAGGGGGCGCGGCTGCGCGGCGACGAGCCCTTCGCCGTGGTCTTCTGCGGCATCGGCATCCCCTCGCACACCGCCGCCGCCTTCCGTCGCGCCATGGAGGAGGGGGGCGCCCGGGAGCGGACGGTGATGTTCCTCAATCAGGCCTCCGACTCCTCCACCCAGCGGCTGCTGACGCCGCGCTTCGCGCTCACCGCCGCCGAGTACCTCGCCTTCGAGGAGGGCTGGCACGTCCTGGTGGTGATGACCGACATGACCAACTACTGCGAGGCGCTGCGCGAGGTATCCGCCAGCCACGGCGAGATCCCCAGCCGCAAGGGCTACCCCGGCTACATGTACTCCGATCTCGCCGCCCTCTACGAGCGCGCCGGGGCGCTGCGCGGGCAGGAGGGCTCCCTCACCCAGCTGCCCATCCTGACCATGCCGTCGGACGACATCACCCACCCCATCCCGGATCTCACCGGCTACATCACCGAGGGGCAGATGGTCCTCGACCGCGAGCTGGACCGCCGGGGCCTGGAGCCGCCGGTGAAGGTCCTGCCCAGCCTGTCACGACTGATGAAGGACGGCACCGGCACCGGCTACACCGATCCCGACCATGGCGACCTGGCCAGCCAGCTCTACGCCGCCTACGCCCGGGTCCACCAGATCCGGGTGCTGGCCAGCGTGGTGGGGGAGGAGAGCCTGCCGGCCACCGACCGGACCTATCTGCGCTTCGGCGAGCGCTTCGAGGCCGAGCTGGTGAACCAGCCGGAGCGGCGGACCCTGGAGGAGTCCATGGCGGTGGGCTGGCGGCTGCTGGCCATGCTCCCCCATGCGGAGCTCCATCGCCTCTCCGATGCCCAGATCCGGGACCATCTCGGCGATGGCGACGAGGGTGGTGGCGAGGAGGAGAACGATGGCGGAACGTGA
- a CDS encoding V-type ATP synthase subunit D codes for MAERDFSPTPSTLLDLREERQVVQDGYHFLDEKRLSLAARIMEELQAQRQALAEWEEAREAAAAALAAAVGRHGLEDLGVQPPREPAGKLEVAGSGFLGVLLQRTAVRYRPGEGAPALDPSAEADACADAFARLTEAAARRATHEANLARLLDEYRVTARRARALEDVVLPELDRDVAWIGTAIEEQEQEEAVRARLHAPD; via the coding sequence ATGGCGGAACGTGATTTCAGCCCGACCCCCTCGACCCTGCTGGACCTGCGCGAGGAGCGGCAGGTCGTTCAGGACGGCTACCACTTCCTGGACGAGAAGCGCCTCTCCCTGGCCGCGCGGATCATGGAGGAGCTTCAGGCCCAGCGGCAGGCGCTGGCCGAGTGGGAGGAGGCGCGGGAGGCGGCCGCGGCGGCACTGGCGGCCGCCGTGGGCCGCCACGGCCTGGAGGACCTGGGGGTGCAGCCACCCCGGGAACCGGCGGGGAAGCTGGAGGTAGCCGGCTCCGGCTTCCTGGGTGTCCTGCTCCAGCGCACCGCCGTGCGCTACCGGCCGGGCGAGGGAGCGCCGGCCCTGGACCCCTCCGCCGAGGCCGACGCCTGCGCCGACGCCTTCGCCCGGCTGACCGAGGCGGCGGCCCGGCGCGCCACCCACGAGGCCAACCTGGCCCGCCTGCTGGACGAGTACCGGGTCACCGCCCGCCGGGCCCGCGCCCTGGAGGATGTCGTCCTGCCGGAGCTGGACCGCGACGTCGCCTGGATCGGCACCGCCATCGAGGAGCAGGAGCAGGAGGAGGCGGTGCGCGCTCGGCTCCACGCCCCGGACTGA
- a CDS encoding V-type ATP synthase subunit A, which produces MSRAELTWISGPVLRARPQGSFRIQEAVRVGEAGLLGEVIRLARGEIVVQVYEETAGLRPGVIVEGTGQPLAVQLGPSLLGRIFDGLLRPLTIEEGRHVRPGLRSGEPESFPFQPDVAVGDALDAGSPFGTVRPSGSREQRCLAPPTAGGEVTWVAPAGEYREDAPLLRLRDAQGEEHEAAMRHTWPVRHPRPVARRQTAEAPMVTGQRIIDILFPVARGGRAALPGGFGTGKTMLQESLAKFADADVIVYVGCGERGNEMAGVLEEFPQLDDPLHGRPLMERTVIIANTSNMPVAAREASIYTGVTVAEYFRDQGLDVALMADSTSRWAEALREVSGRLGELPGEGGYPAYLSSRLADFYERAGTVVTRGGDGGSLTLIGAVSPPSGDFSEPVTTHTKRYTRCFWALDRERAQARFYPAINPLTSYSEDATDLDGWWERQGHAEWLSQRRQFLSLLEEQQRLERMARIVGKDALPPAQRITLLSAELVNEGFLRQSALSPTDRHCSPARQIAMQRAFVRFIDRARAAVDSGVPVDAIAGLELTRRLRRLGEEYGEEHLKELEALPGAIDAALANLEQEAGEEGDYAR; this is translated from the coding sequence AGTGGGCCGGTACTGCGCGCCCGGCCCCAGGGGTCCTTCCGGATCCAGGAGGCGGTTCGCGTGGGCGAGGCCGGCCTCCTGGGGGAGGTCATCCGACTGGCCCGCGGGGAGATCGTGGTCCAGGTCTACGAGGAGACAGCGGGCCTGCGCCCCGGCGTCATCGTGGAGGGAACCGGCCAGCCCCTGGCGGTGCAGCTGGGGCCGTCGCTGCTGGGCCGGATCTTCGATGGCCTGCTGCGCCCCCTGACCATCGAGGAGGGGCGGCACGTGCGCCCCGGGCTGCGCAGCGGTGAACCGGAATCCTTCCCCTTCCAGCCGGATGTGGCCGTGGGGGATGCCCTCGACGCGGGAAGTCCCTTCGGCACGGTCCGTCCCAGCGGGAGCCGGGAGCAGCGCTGCCTGGCGCCTCCGACGGCTGGCGGGGAGGTCACCTGGGTCGCGCCGGCCGGGGAGTACCGCGAGGATGCCCCGCTCCTGCGCCTGCGCGACGCGCAGGGCGAGGAGCACGAGGCGGCCATGCGCCACACCTGGCCGGTGCGCCACCCCCGGCCGGTGGCCCGACGGCAGACCGCCGAGGCCCCCATGGTCACCGGCCAGCGCATCATCGACATCCTCTTCCCGGTGGCCCGGGGCGGCCGGGCGGCCCTGCCCGGCGGCTTCGGCACCGGCAAGACCATGCTCCAGGAGAGCCTGGCCAAGTTCGCCGACGCGGATGTCATCGTCTATGTCGGCTGCGGCGAGCGGGGCAACGAGATGGCCGGCGTGCTGGAGGAGTTCCCCCAGCTCGACGACCCCCTCCACGGCCGGCCGCTCATGGAGCGTACGGTGATCATCGCCAATACCTCCAACATGCCGGTGGCGGCCCGGGAGGCGAGCATCTATACCGGGGTCACCGTGGCGGAGTACTTCCGGGATCAGGGGCTGGACGTGGCGCTCATGGCCGATTCCACCTCGCGCTGGGCGGAGGCCCTGCGGGAGGTCTCCGGCCGCCTGGGCGAGCTGCCGGGGGAGGGCGGCTACCCCGCCTACCTCTCCAGCCGCCTGGCCGACTTCTACGAGCGCGCCGGGACGGTGGTGACCCGGGGCGGCGACGGCGGGTCGCTCACCCTCATCGGGGCGGTGAGCCCGCCCTCCGGCGACTTCTCGGAGCCGGTGACCACCCATACCAAGCGCTACACCCGCTGCTTCTGGGCCCTGGACCGGGAGCGGGCCCAGGCGCGCTTCTATCCGGCCATCAATCCACTGACCTCCTACTCCGAGGATGCCACCGACCTGGATGGCTGGTGGGAGCGCCAGGGCCACGCGGAGTGGCTGAGCCAGCGCCGGCAGTTCCTCTCGCTGCTGGAGGAGCAGCAGCGGCTGGAGCGCATGGCACGCATCGTCGGCAAGGACGCCCTGCCGCCGGCGCAGCGGATCACCCTGCTCTCGGCGGAGCTGGTCAACGAGGGCTTCCTGCGCCAGTCGGCGCTGTCGCCCACCGACCGCCACTGCTCCCCGGCGCGCCAGATCGCCATGCAGCGCGCCTTCGTGCGTTTCATCGACCGGGCGCGGGCGGCGGTGGACAGCGGCGTCCCGGTGGACGCCATCGCCGGTCTGGAGCTGACCCGCCGGCTGCGGCGGCTGGGCGAGGAGTACGGCGAGGAGCATCTGAAGGAGCTGGAGGCGCTGCCGGGCGCTATCGATGCCGCCCTGGCCAACCTGGAGCAGGAAGCAGGAGAGGAGGGGGATTATGCGCGCTGA